The Neochlamydia sp. S13 genome has a segment encoding these proteins:
- a CDS encoding DUF1670 domain-containing protein, translating into MKKNIDANHATFCPQAFKCFEGALEAFFSHECPQLGGTRTRQVLVKSIADMVHQFYPQTSHMQPGQVTWPTVHRNEFSSYGKSIQNTRLTTVILDLVSSQDAIERAKGKKLRVIKKEAVARMCKQAFDQEGCLTHAELAILLKISPHSVGKYIKEWELENREVLPRRGSIHDIGPTLTHKTMIIEKLFIEQKTVQQVSRETKHSLPAIQRYISTFKQILLCKQKGMSTEEAAFSVGRTSRLVNEYEKIIEQYKEKNYVIAALLKSEIGIETRTQITINEGVDKKY; encoded by the coding sequence ATGAAGAAAAACATCGATGCTAACCATGCTACATTTTGCCCTCAAGCATTTAAATGCTTTGAAGGTGCTTTGGAAGCATTTTTTTCTCATGAGTGCCCGCAGCTAGGAGGAACAAGGACAAGGCAAGTACTGGTTAAATCAATAGCGGATATGGTGCATCAATTTTATCCGCAGACCTCTCATATGCAGCCGGGACAAGTTACATGGCCGACAGTCCACCGCAACGAATTTTCATCTTATGGAAAATCTATTCAAAATACACGTTTAACAACGGTGATTTTAGATTTGGTAAGCTCGCAAGATGCTATAGAAAGAGCCAAAGGGAAAAAATTAAGGGTTATAAAAAAAGAAGCTGTGGCGCGGATGTGTAAGCAAGCTTTTGATCAAGAAGGTTGCTTAACCCACGCAGAATTAGCTATTTTGTTAAAGATATCACCCCACAGCGTAGGCAAATATATCAAGGAGTGGGAATTAGAAAACCGTGAGGTTCTTCCCAGAAGAGGATCTATCCATGATATAGGCCCTACTTTAACTCACAAAACAATGATCATTGAAAAGCTCTTTATTGAGCAAAAAACTGTTCAGCAGGTGAGCAGAGAAACAAAACACTCTTTGCCGGCGATACAAAGGTATATATCCACTTTCAAGCAAATATTGCTATGCAAACAAAAAGGTATGTCTACAGAAGAAGCAGCTTTTTCGGTGGGTAGGACATCGCGCTTAGTCAATGAATATGAAAAGATTATTGAACAATATAAGGAGAAAAATTATGTTATAGCCGCGTTATTGAAAAGTGAAATTGGAATTGAAACAAGAACCCAGATAACAATAAATGAAGGTGTTGATAAAAAATATTAA
- a CDS encoding DUF1670 domain-containing protein yields MKNVTINSKEDQERRFQIKNIHQQMKNLAVQGTGISPWEAQILVGLIEEVYFSELNQSHLKPGQIKYHCVAAEEGAGKSLKECKMLPVVLTLFDQRDKGNFSQDNNKDRSVELRRRRLVRIAEEAKEQGGYLTQEDLAELLMCDIRTIRRDIKELRTIGILLPTRGQQKDIGPGVSHRAIAIRLWLEGKEPVAIAQHIKHSIEAVENYLQKFKRVAFLKSKHFNEFEIALTVGISIYATKTFSLLYEEFKDKAFFKQRLEEVHIVGAQYYHAQDEKKRMMSSNDSIRNERRLP; encoded by the coding sequence ATGAAAAATGTTACTATAAATTCTAAAGAAGATCAAGAAAGACGATTTCAAATCAAAAACATCCATCAGCAGATGAAAAATTTGGCTGTTCAAGGAACAGGAATTAGTCCTTGGGAAGCTCAAATTTTAGTAGGTCTGATTGAGGAAGTGTACTTTTCCGAACTTAACCAAAGCCATTTAAAACCAGGGCAAATTAAATATCATTGTGTAGCAGCTGAAGAAGGAGCTGGCAAATCTTTAAAAGAGTGCAAGATGTTACCTGTAGTTTTGACGTTGTTTGACCAACGAGACAAAGGAAATTTTTCCCAAGATAATAATAAAGATAGAAGTGTTGAGCTAAGAAGGAGAAGACTTGTGCGTATAGCTGAAGAAGCTAAAGAGCAAGGAGGATACTTAACGCAAGAGGACCTAGCAGAATTATTAATGTGCGATATAAGAACCATTCGAAGAGATATTAAAGAGCTTAGAACAATAGGCATCTTATTACCCACCCGAGGTCAACAAAAAGATATAGGCCCTGGTGTCAGCCATAGAGCTATTGCCATACGGCTTTGGCTGGAGGGCAAAGAGCCTGTGGCTATTGCCCAGCATATTAAGCATAGCATAGAAGCTGTGGAAAACTATCTACAGAAGTTTAAAAGAGTAGCCTTTCTTAAAAGCAAACATTTCAATGAGTTTGAAATAGCCTTAACGGTGGGAATTTCCATCTATGCTACCAAAACCTTTTCTCTGCTATATGAAGAGTTTAAAGATAAAGCCTTTTTTAAACAAAGATTGGAGGAAGTTCATATAGTTGGTGCCCAATATTATCACGCTCAAGATGAAAAAAAAAGAATGATGTCGTCGAACGACTCTATCAGGAACGAGCGGAGGCTGCCATGA
- a CDS encoding leucine-rich repeat domain-containing protein encodes MHPISSTSIESLPNELLLPILEACVVPSLFSVCKRWHHLLASEAMPSLYRKIERLHFPRKNAITQRTLMLAKVYQLDPGLTSTEKVYQVFKQVFTLVKSIFPLEFKEKTEEKRGLTLANYSSYLLNINRLLLWKRLPGGEEYLRREEIKHLPLEKKGELFRDWIEENCKNITALDLSNAGLTYLPPEIGQLSQLKGLYLNQNQLTSLPVEIGQLSQLEWLYLNQNQLTSLPAEIDQLSQLQELYLNQNQLTNLPAEIGQLSQLQTLYLHQNQLTSLPVEIEQLSQLGTLNLNQNQLTSLPGEIGQLSELQTLLLNQNQLTSLPTEIGQLSKLWRLDLNQNQLTSLPTEIGQLSKLRMLHLNQNQLTALPAEIGQLSQLRRFYLSQNQLTSLPAEIGQLSQLQYLYLNQNQIASLPAEIGQMSQLTKLELAENPLKDIAERIRQRFLL; translated from the coding sequence ATGCATCCTATCTCATCGACATCTATTGAAAGCTTGCCCAATGAATTGCTGCTCCCTATCTTAGAGGCTTGCGTAGTTCCTTCCTTATTTAGCGTCTGTAAAAGATGGCATCATCTGCTGGCTTCTGAAGCGATGCCTTCTCTTTATAGAAAAATAGAACGGCTTCATTTCCCCAGGAAGAATGCTATTACCCAGAGAACTCTTATGTTAGCTAAAGTTTATCAACTCGATCCTGGACTTACCTCTACTGAAAAAGTTTATCAAGTTTTTAAACAAGTTTTTACCTTAGTTAAATCTATTTTTCCTTTGGAATTTAAAGAGAAAACAGAAGAAAAAAGAGGCTTAACTCTGGCCAATTACTCTTCTTATCTCTTAAATATAAATCGCCTTTTACTTTGGAAAAGACTTCCTGGTGGGGAAGAATACTTGAGGCGAGAAGAAATTAAGCACTTGCCTCTAGAAAAAAAAGGAGAGCTTTTTAGAGATTGGATTGAAGAAAATTGTAAAAACATCACGGCTTTAGATTTATCTAACGCAGGCTTGACTTATTTACCCCCAGAAATAGGCCAATTGTCTCAGCTGAAAGGGCTTTACTTAAATCAAAACCAGCTCACCAGCCTGCCTGTAGAAATAGGTCAATTGTCTCAGTTGGAATGGCTTTACTTAAATCAAAACCAGCTCACCAGCCTTCCCGCAGAAATAGATCAATTGTCTCAGCTGCAAGAGCTTTACTTAAATCAAAACCAGCTCACCAACCTTCCTGCAGAAATCGGGCAGCTGTCTCAGCTGCAAACGCTTTACTTACATCAAAACCAGCTCACCAGCCTTCCCGTAGAAATCGAGCAGCTGTCTCAGCTGGGAACGCTTAACTTAAATCAAAATCAGCTCACCAGTCTGCCTGGAGAAATCGGGCAACTGTCTGAGCTGCAAACCCTTCTCTTAAATCAAAACCAGCTCACCAGCCTTCCTACAGAAATCGGGCAGCTGTCTAAACTGTGGCGGCTTGACTTAAATCAAAACCAGCTCACCAGCCTTCCTACAGAAATCGGGCAGCTGTCTAAGCTGCGAATGCTTCACTTAAATCAAAACCAGCTCACCGCTCTGCCTGCAGAAATCGGGCAATTGTCTCAGCTGCGAAGGTTTTACTTAAGCCAAAACCAGCTCACCAGTCTGCCTGCAGAAATCGGGCAGCTGTCTCAGCTGCAATATCTTTACTTAAATCAAAACCAGATCGCCAGCCTGCCTGCAGAAATCGGACAAATGTCTCAGCTTACCAAGCTTGAACTAGCAGAAAATCCTTTGAAAGATATTGCAGAAAGAATAAGGCAGCGTTTTCTATTGTAG